A stretch of Prionailurus bengalensis isolate Pbe53 chromosome E4, Fcat_Pben_1.1_paternal_pri, whole genome shotgun sequence DNA encodes these proteins:
- the BLZF1 gene encoding golgin-45 — protein MTTLESLEAKVTLTPAPVRGAGDGMETEEPPKAVEVPSGIQPVKHHILQNPRKKAVPGDSPGVLQLGKILAEKAVEVEAVRILVPKAAITHDIPNKNAKVKSLGHHRGEFLGQSEGVGEPRKELSEVKNVLEKLKNSERRLLQDKEGLSNQLRVQTEVNRELKKLLVASVGDDLQYHFERLAREKNQLILENEALGQNTAQLSEQLERMSIQCDVWRSKFLASRVMADELTNSRAGLQRQNRDAQSAIQDLLSEREQFRQEMIATQKLLEELLVSLQWGREQTYYPSTQPHTTAELALTNHKLAKAVNAHLLGNVGANGQKKVPSPVEFCSTPAEKMAETVLRILDPVTCTESSPDNPFSESSPTTLLATKKNIGRFHPYTRYENITFNCCNHCQGELIVL, from the exons TCACCCTCACTCCAGCCCCAGTCCGAGGAGCAGGAGATGGAATGGAAACTGAGGAGCCACCTAAAGCTGTTGAAGTTCCCTCTGGAATCCAGCCCGTGAAGCATCACATCCTTCAGAACCCACGGAAGAAAGCAGTTCCAGGAGACAGCCCAGGAGTTCTTCAGCTAGGGAAGATCCTCGCTGAAAAGGCAGTGGAAGTCGAAGCCGTAAGAATATTAGTTCCCAAAGCTGCTATAACCCATGATATCCCCAACAAAAATGCAAAGGTTAAGTCTCTGGGACATCACAGAGGAGAATTCCTTGGTCAGTCGGAGGGAGTTGGAGAACCCAGAAAGGAACTGTCAGAGGTAAAGAATGTACTGGAGAAGCTCAAGAACTCTGAAAGAAGGTTATTACAGGACAAAGAAGGTCTTTCAAACCAGCTCAGAGTACAGACAGAG gtcaATCGTGAGTTAAAAAAGCTGCTAGTGGCTTCTGTTGGGGATGATCTTCAGTATCACTTTGAACGTCTAGCCCGTGAGAAAAATCAGCTTATTTTAGAAAACGAAGCCCTAGGTCAAAACACAGCTCAACTTTCTGAACAATTAGAACGTATGTCAATACAGTGTGATGTATGGCGAAGTAAATTCCTTGCGAGCag gGTTATGGCAGATGAATTAACCAACTCCAGGGCAGGCTTACAGCGTCAAAACCGTGATGCACAGAGTGCCATTCAAGATCTCCTGAGTGAACGGGAACAGTTTCGTCAGGAAATGATAGCTACCCAGAA ACTCTTGGAGGAGCTCTTAGTCTCTTTGCAGTGGGGAAGAGAGCAAACCTACTACCCAAGTACACAGCCTCACACCACGGCAGAACTAGCGTTAACAAATCACAAGTTGGCAAAAGCGGTCAATGCTCATCTTCTGGGAAATGTCGGTGCTAACGGCCAAAAAAAGGTTCCATCGCCAGTTGAATTCTGCAGCACCCCAGCAGAAAAAATGGCTGAAACg GTTCTACGCATTTTAGATCCAGTTACCTGTACAGAAAGCTCACCTGACAACCCATTTTCTGAGTCTTCACCAACCACCTTACTtgccacaaagaaaaatattggacGATTTCATCCCTATACTAGATATGAAAACATAACTTTCAATTGCTGCAACCACTGCCAGGGAGAACTTATTGTCCTTTAA